In Deinococcus sp. HSC-46F16, the following are encoded in one genomic region:
- a CDS encoding heme-dependent oxidative N-demethylase subunit alpha family protein, translated as MFSDPPTVYRPFMEGVYRVSAGLFRLGAQPIPWREDGRAEGHTFALDRDYGRFVASKVAAHRRAAHEYQGEAGLTPELREAALSHVARTLAAESGGLMIWDGRRFTNRTLGWAAELGLRWGSVEGLTRFDAPLASLVAEIAPLTALDFLGLNAPEDLAVVARAPEGGRDWLAAAHVLSPQHWDPRDKLGRDFVAVHAPVAGSGPMNATAPRLVEAVIARGPFVRFAWGVAMSGRLDHHPAAPPDADRAGETRFDPDRAFLRVERQTLTGFPSAHGALFTIRPYVCPLREAVATPEQARPLAAALHSMTPEQVAYKGLTHLLPELLAWLDEQGTLKEARGGPALHSGA; from the coding sequence GTGTTCTCCGACCCGCCGACCGTGTACCGCCCCTTTATGGAGGGGGTGTATCGCGTGTCGGCGGGCCTGTTTCGGCTGGGCGCCCAGCCGATCCCCTGGCGGGAGGATGGGCGGGCGGAAGGACACACCTTCGCCCTCGACCGCGACTATGGCCGCTTCGTCGCCAGTAAGGTGGCCGCGCACCGCCGCGCCGCGCACGAGTACCAGGGCGAGGCGGGGCTAACGCCAGAGCTGCGGGAGGCTGCCCTGAGCCATGTGGCCCGGACCCTCGCCGCCGAGAGCGGAGGTCTGATGATCTGGGACGGGCGGCGCTTCACCAACCGGACGCTGGGCTGGGCGGCTGAACTCGGCCTGCGGTGGGGGAGTGTGGAGGGGCTGACCCGCTTCGACGCTCCGCTGGCCTCCCTGGTGGCCGAAATAGCGCCCCTGACCGCGCTGGACTTCCTGGGCCTGAACGCTCCCGAGGACCTCGCCGTGGTCGCCCGCGCCCCGGAGGGAGGGCGCGACTGGCTGGCCGCCGCGCACGTCCTCTCACCGCAGCACTGGGACCCGCGCGACAAGCTGGGGCGCGATTTCGTGGCGGTGCATGCCCCGGTCGCCGGAAGCGGGCCGATGAACGCCACCGCGCCCCGGCTGGTGGAGGCCGTCATCGCCCGTGGCCCCTTCGTGCGCTTTGCCTGGGGGGTCGCCATGAGTGGCCGCCTCGATCACCACCCCGCTGCCCCTCCCGACGCGGACCGGGCGGGGGAGACGCGCTTTGACCCTGACCGCGCCTTCCTGCGGGTCGAGCGGCAGACGCTGACGGGTTTTCCATCGGCGCACGGGGCGCTGTTCACCATCCGGCCCTACGTGTGCCCGCTGCGGGAGGCGGTCGCTACCCCGGAGCAGGCCCGGCCCCTCGCCGCCGCGCTGCACTCCATGACGCCGGAACAGGTCGCCTACAAGGGGCTGACCCACCTCCTGCCCGAGCTGCTGGCGTGGCTGGACGAACAGGGAACGCTCAAGGAGGCGCGGGGCGGCCCTGCCCTACACTCCGGGGCGTGA
- a CDS encoding undecaprenyl-diphosphate phosphatase, with the protein MDWFYAIIYGIVEGITEFLPISSTGHLILTGNLMGVPWSKEVKDAFEVVIQGGAILSVLVYYWRDFLKLRHIGHDREQQTLWTGVLVATIPAVVLGLLFGDLIQENLFNPTVVAWALIVGGVLIWLIENRRVRPDVHAIEEIGVRKSLLIGVLQCLALLWPGFSRSASSILGGMVLGLDRPTATKFSFYLGVPTLGGAALLNLIQDREVIFGEIGLLNVLLGAATSFVVAYLAIGWLLKFVSTNDFKGFAVYRVIVGVVILLLVGAGRL; encoded by the coding sequence ATGGATTGGTTCTACGCCATCATTTACGGGATCGTCGAGGGCATCACGGAGTTCCTGCCCATCAGCTCGACCGGCCACCTCATCCTCACCGGGAACCTGATGGGGGTGCCGTGGAGCAAGGAGGTCAAGGACGCCTTCGAGGTCGTCATTCAGGGCGGCGCGATCCTGAGCGTGCTGGTGTACTACTGGCGGGACTTCCTGAAGCTGCGGCACATCGGCCACGACCGCGAGCAGCAGACCCTCTGGACGGGCGTGCTGGTCGCCACGATTCCGGCCGTGGTGCTGGGCCTGCTGTTCGGCGACCTGATTCAGGAGAACCTGTTCAACCCGACCGTGGTGGCGTGGGCCTTGATCGTGGGCGGCGTGCTGATCTGGCTGATCGAGAACCGCCGGGTGCGGCCCGACGTGCATGCCATCGAGGAGATCGGGGTCCGCAAGTCCCTGCTGATCGGCGTGCTGCAATGCCTCGCGCTGCTGTGGCCGGGCTTCTCGCGTTCGGCGAGTTCCATCCTGGGCGGCATGGTGCTGGGCCTCGACCGCCCCACGGCGACCAAGTTCAGCTTTTACCTCGGCGTGCCTACCCTGGGCGGCGCGGCCCTGCTGAACCTGATTCAGGACCGCGAGGTGATCTTCGGGGAAATCGGCCTGCTGAACGTGCTGCTGGGTGCGGCGACCTCCTTCGTGGTGGCCTACCTCGCCATCGGCTGGCTGCTAAAGTTCGTCTCTACCAACGACTTCAAGGGCTTCGCGGTGTACCGGGTGATCGTGGGCGTGGTCATTCTGCTGCTGGTGGGAGCTGGGCGGCTGTAG
- a CDS encoding aminoglycoside phosphotransferase family protein: MSGRSLTPGTGTGTSPESQPFSPWLRGWGLTPDGEPIHTHSSDLLPVRFEGQPAMLKVARVDEERVGHRLMVWYGGEGAARVLRHHEDALLLERVEGDLLLTEMVRAGWDDEASRVLCGVVRQLHTPRPQPWPELTPLTRWFRSLEEAAPRSGGIFTLSLEAARHLLGHPQDLRPLHGDIHHGNVLHSRERGWLAIDPKGLIGERGFDYANLFCNPDLEVAATPGRLARQSTVVAEAAGLDHRRLLQWILAYAGLSAAWHLEDGEEGQAQRTLAVASLAVAALND; this comes from the coding sequence ATGTCGGGGCGGAGCCTAACACCTGGGACCGGGACAGGCACGTCCCCCGAAAGTCAGCCCTTCTCGCCGTGGCTGCGGGGCTGGGGCCTGACGCCTGACGGCGAGCCTATCCACACCCACAGCAGCGACCTCCTGCCCGTGCGGTTCGAGGGCCAGCCCGCCATGCTCAAGGTCGCGCGAGTGGACGAGGAACGGGTCGGGCACCGCCTGATGGTCTGGTACGGGGGCGAGGGGGCGGCCCGCGTGCTGCGCCACCACGAAGACGCCCTCCTGCTGGAACGGGTCGAGGGCGACCTTCTCCTGACCGAGATGGTGCGGGCCGGGTGGGACGACGAGGCGAGCCGGGTGCTGTGCGGGGTGGTCCGTCAACTCCACACACCCCGCCCGCAGCCGTGGCCTGAGCTGACACCCCTGACCCGCTGGTTCCGCTCTCTGGAGGAGGCGGCACCCCGATCCGGCGGCATCTTCACGCTGTCGCTGGAAGCGGCCCGGCACCTTCTCGGCCACCCGCAGGACCTGCGGCCCCTCCACGGCGACATTCACCACGGCAACGTCCTGCACAGCCGGGAGCGGGGCTGGCTGGCCATCGACCCTAAGGGGCTGATCGGGGAGCGGGGCTTCGACTACGCGAACCTCTTCTGCAATCCCGATCTGGAGGTTGCCGCCACCCCAGGCCGCCTCGCCCGCCAGTCCACCGTCGTGGCGGAGGCGGCGGGGCTGGACCACAGACGCCTTCTCCAGTGGATTCTCGCCTACGCGGGACTCTCGGCCGCGTGGCATCTGGAGGACGGGGAGGAGGGGCAGGCACAGCGAACCCTCGCTGTCGCGTCCCTCGCCGTCGCCGCGCTGAACGACTGA